Proteins encoded together in one Amblyomma americanum isolate KBUSLIRL-KWMA chromosome 1, ASM5285725v1, whole genome shotgun sequence window:
- the LOC144099163 gene encoding uncharacterized protein LOC144099163 translates to MKPLCLAVFAAIACHVLAGKDEKVESRGGLVGGYGGGHRPGVGGFGGVGVGGVGIKGVPAGGLGYGGGLGQGGLGHGGLGHGGLGHVGLSQGGLGHGGLGHGGLGHGGLGHSGFGPGGLGHGGLVGGGAGFGQSSGGFQGGFKKGAAGHSHGSGGFISGGSHSNVQGFKNQQGYSSGTGFSKTDSNRYGTGFGQHSGGFAGGASGHKAGHGSRGFGHVGGVGY, encoded by the exons ATGAAG CCCCTGTGTCTTGCGGTATTCGCTGCCATCGCATGCCACGTCCTTGCTGGCAAGGACGAGAAGGTCGAAAGCCGCGGAGGTCTCGTTGGAGGCTACGGCGGTGGGCATAGACCTGGAGTTGGTGGATTCGGAGGCGTTGGCGTCGGTGGTGTCGGAATCAAAGGCGTTCCCGCAGGCGGACTAGGCTACGGCGGTGGTTTGGGCCAGGGCGGTCTGGGCCACGGCGGTCTGGGCCACGGTGGTTTGGGCCACGTTGGTTTGAGCCAAGGTGGTTTGGGCCACGGTGGTTTGGGCCACGGTGGTTTGGGCCACGGTGGTTTGGGCCATAGTGGTTTCGGTCCCGGTGGTCTCGGTCACGGAGGTCTTGTTGGAGGGGGCGCCGGCTTCGGCCAGAGCTCCGGCGGCTTCCAGGGTGGGTTCAAGAAGGGAGCTGCGGGACACAGCCATGGCTCCGGAGGCTTCATCAGCGGCGGATCCCACAGCAACGTGCAGGGTTTCAAGAACCAGCAGGGCTACAGCTCCGGCACAGGATTCTCCAAGACCGACTCGAACCGCTACGGAACCGGCTTCGGTCAGCACTCTGGTGGCTTCGCCGGTGGAGCCTCGGGACACAAGGCTGGCCATGGAAGCCGAGGATTCGGTCACGTTGGAGGCGTTGGCTATTAG
- the LOC144115438 gene encoding uncharacterized protein LOC144115438, whose amino-acid sequence MKALCLAVVAAIACLALAEKKAGKEEKVEGRGGLGGGYGGGYGPGVGGIGGVPVGGVGYGGGLGHGGFGHGGHGGGAGYGQSAGGFQGGFRQGAAGFNQGSGGFSSGAADRNVQGYNNQQGYSSSSGFSKTDSDRYGTGFGQQSGGFAGGSSGHKAGHGSQGFGQVGGVGY is encoded by the exons ATGAAG GCCCTGTGTCTTGCGGTAGTCGCTGCCATCGCATGCCTTGCTTTGGCTGAAAAGAAGGCTGGCAAGGAAGAGAAGGTCGAAGGCCGCGGAGGCCTTGGTGGAGGCTATGGCGGTGGGTATGGACCTGGAGTAGGTGGAATCGGAGGCGTTCCCGTAGGCGGAGTAGGCTACGGCGGCGGTCTGGGCCACGGTGGTTTCGGTCACGGAGGTCATGGAGGTGGCGCCGGCTATGGCCAGAGCGCCGGAGGCTTCCAGGGTGGCTTCAGGCAGGGAGCTGCGGGATTCAACCAGGGCTCTGGAGGGTTCTCCAGCGGTGCAGCCGACAGGAACGTGCAGGGCTACAACAACCAGCAGGGCTACAGCTCCAGCAGTGGCTTCTCTAAGACCGACTCGGACCGCTACGGAACCGGCTTCGGTCAGCAGTCTGGTGGCTTCGCCGGTGGATCCTCGGGACACAAGGCTGGCCATGGAAGCCAGGGCTTCGGTCAAGTTGGCGGTGTCGGCTActag
- the LOC144115439 gene encoding uncharacterized protein LOC144115439, with protein sequence MKFLSFAVVAAVACLAVAGPAAKKEAAAADKKEEKIEGRGGLIGGPVGYGGGYGGGYGGGYGGDFGGPGFGGAGLLGGAGYGQTAGGYQSGFAGGAKGFNQGSGAFAGGDSFRNVQGYNNQQGYSSSTGFSKTDSNRYGTGFGQHSSGFGAGGAGHQAGFGQAGFGQVGGIGHY encoded by the exons ATGAAG TTTTTGAGCTTCGCTGTTGTGGCCGCTGTGGCCTGCCTGGCCGTGGCTGGACCAGCCGCCAAGAAGGAGGCAGCTGCTGCTGACAAGAAGGAGGAGAAGATTGAGGGACGAGGAGGGCTCATCGGTGGTCCTGTTGGCTACGGAGGCGGCTACGGAGGCGGCTATGGAGGTGGCTACGGAGGCGACTTTGGTGGACCCGGCTTTGGAGGAGCCGGCCTACTTGGAGGCGCCGGCTACGGCCAAACTGCTGGCGGTTACCAGAGTGGCTTCGCGGGTGGTGCTAAGGGCTTCAACCAGGGCTCCGGCGCTTTCGCCGGTGGTGACTCCTTTAGGAACGTGCAGGGCTACAACAACCAGCAGGGCTACAGCTCCAGCACGGGCTTCTCCAAGACCGACTCGAACCGCTACGGAACCGGCTTTGGCCAGCACTCGTCGGGCTTTGGCGCTGGCGGCGCGGGACACCAGGCTGGTTTTGGCCAGGCTGGCTTCGGACAAGTCGGTGGAATCGGCCACTACTAG